The proteins below come from a single Vanacampus margaritifer isolate UIUO_Vmar chromosome 10, RoL_Vmar_1.0, whole genome shotgun sequence genomic window:
- the nxf1a gene encoding nuclear RNA export factor 1 isoform X1 produces the protein MFWVHQVDRCVPYDMDAQWKRVPNLQVTRSLNQSSMLSREVRCTGFMTSGEHDDRGPSNRNRKGRSSNKGRSYERFRRDRQRGNHGGGGNGGGFGGPGPRSRLEMNDEDVTMNDNSQDNSNQNRFTPYGRPFRKDGRDRRQGKGGGGGKGSFRGDRGGGGGGGGGRNRSAWYKVTIPHGKKYDKKWLLTALQNICSVTYTPVQYHVDHNRVHFYLDDATAASALHKCSHKITDADGYKVEVHVNPSNPPNFLLSDLKPEDIEHLKQCMAKRFDGSQQALDLNNIRTDPDLVSHNVEVILNRKTNMEAVIKIIEENIPELTSLNLSNNRIHKLDELSELITKVPNLKCLNLSHNELKLDRDLDKVKGLKLVELWLVRNPLCDLFKDQASYISAMRQRFPRLLKLDGNDLPPPIGFDVETPTTIPPCKGSYFGSDEIKGLILRFLQQYYSIYDSGDRQPLLDAYHDGAALSLTIPFSNQNPSRSSLGEYHKDSRNLKRVRDTTIRFRLLKHTRLNVVAFINELPKTQHDIASFTIDVNTYTNTLLSFTVSGVFKEVAVNGKSRDSTMAFSRVFITVPAGNSGLCIVNDQLFIRLATTEEIRKAFVAPAPTPSSSPVPTLTAPQQEMLTAFSQKSCMNLEWSQKCLQDNEWDFNKAAQIFTQLQTEGKIPDVAFIK, from the exons atgttctgg GTACACCAGGTAGATAGATGTGTGCCGTACGACATGGACGCGCAGTGGAAACGTGTCCCCAACCTGCAGGTGACACGCTCGCTAAATCAGA GCTCTATGCTGTCAAGGGAGGTTAGATGCACTGGTTTCATGACTTCAGGAG AGCATGATGACCGCGGACCGTCCAATCGCAACCGCAAAGGCAGAAGTTCCAATAAAGGTCGCTCTTACGAACGCTTCCGCAGAGACCGCCAACGTGGCAACCATGGCGGTGGAGGCAATGGAGGAGGCTTTGGGGGTCCAGGCCCGCGGTCCAgacttgaaatgaatgatgaagATGTGACAATGAATGACAACAGTCAAGACAACAGCAATCAGAACAGATT CACCCCCTACGGAAGGCCCTTTCGAAAAGACGGCCGAGACAGACGACAAGGCAAAGGAGGAGGTGGCGGCAAAGGAAGCTTCAGAGGAGACCGaggtggtggcggcggcggcggtggcggccgAAACCGTTCCGCCTGGTACAAAGTGACG ATTCCTCATGGGAAAAAATATGACAAGAAATGGTTATTGACTGCGCTTCAGAACATCTGCTCTGTAACGTATACACCTGTTCAG TACCACGTTGATCACAACAGAGTCCATTTCTATTTGGACGATGCCACCGCAGCCAGCGCCCTGCATAAATGCTCCCACAAGATAACCGACGCAGACGGTTACAAG GTGGAAGTGCACGTCAATCCTAGCAATCCACCTAACTTCCTCCTGTCTGACCTGAAACCTGAAGATATTGAGCATTTGAAG CAATGTATGGCAAAACGTTTTGATGGCTCACAACAAGCTCTGGACTTGAACAACATCCGGACGGACCCGG ACCTGGTCTCCCATAACGTCGAAGTCATCCTAAATAGGAAAACAAATATGGAAGCTGTCATCAAGATTATTGAAGAGAACATTCCAGAG CTGACCAGCTTGAACCTGAGCAACAACCGTATCCATAAATTGGACGAACTTAGTGAATTGATTACAAAAGTGCCTAATTTGAAGTGTCTCAACCTTTCCCACAATGAG CTGAAGTTGGACCGTGATCTGGACAAAGTCAAGGGCCTGAAGCTGGTGGAGCTGTGGCTGGTCAGGAACCCGCTGTGCGACCTCTTCAAGGACCAGGCCTCATACATCAG TGCTATGCGGCAGAGGTTTCCCCGCCTGCTTAAACTT GATGGTAACGACCTTCCGCCGCCCATCGGATTTGATGTGGAAACTCCCACCACTATCCCCCCCTGCAAG GGAAGCTATTTCGGCTCGGATGAAATCAAGGGCCTCATCCTTCGATTCTTGCAACA GTACTACAGCATATACGATTCTGGGGACAGACAACCTCTTCTGGATGCTTACCATGACGGTGCTGCGTTGTCCCTCACAATACCGTTCTCCAACCAGAACCCTTCCAG GTCGAGTCTGGGAGAGTATCACAAAGACAGTCGAAACCTAAAGCGGGTCAGAGACACCA CAATTCGCTTCCGACTGCTCAAGCACACGCGTCTCAATGTGGTGGCTTTCATTAACGAGCTGCCCAAAACTCAGCACGACATCGCCTCTTTTACCATCGACGTCAATACCTACACT AACACACTACTGTCATTCACCGTGAGTGGAGTCTTCAAAGAGG tggCTGTCAATGGAAAATCGCGAGACTCAACCATGGCCTTCTCTCGAGTTTTCATCACAGTCCCTGCTGGGAATTCTGG CCTGTGCATCGTCAACGACCAGCTCTTCATTCGACTGGCCACGACGGAGGAGATCCGCAAGGCCTTCGTGGCGCCCGCTCCGACGCCATCTTCCAGCCCCGTGCCCACTCTAACCGCACCTCAACAAGAGATGCTCACGGCCTTCTCGCAAAAGTCTTGCATGAACCTGGAATGGTCCCAAAA GTGTTTACAAGACAATGAGTGGGACTTCAACAAAGCGGCACAAATTTTCACACAGTTACAg ACGGAAGGAAAAATCCCTGATGTTGCATTCATCAAATAA
- the nxf1a gene encoding nuclear RNA export factor 1 isoform X2 produces the protein MAEGASYFEHDDRGPSNRNRKGRSSNKGRSYERFRRDRQRGNHGGGGNGGGFGGPGPRSRLEMNDEDVTMNDNSQDNSNQNRFTPYGRPFRKDGRDRRQGKGGGGGKGSFRGDRGGGGGGGGGRNRSAWYKVTIPHGKKYDKKWLLTALQNICSVTYTPVQYHVDHNRVHFYLDDATAASALHKCSHKITDADGYKVEVHVNPSNPPNFLLSDLKPEDIEHLKQCMAKRFDGSQQALDLNNIRTDPDLVSHNVEVILNRKTNMEAVIKIIEENIPELTSLNLSNNRIHKLDELSELITKVPNLKCLNLSHNELKLDRDLDKVKGLKLVELWLVRNPLCDLFKDQASYISAMRQRFPRLLKLDGNDLPPPIGFDVETPTTIPPCKGSYFGSDEIKGLILRFLQQYYSIYDSGDRQPLLDAYHDGAALSLTIPFSNQNPSRSSLGEYHKDSRNLKRVRDTTIRFRLLKHTRLNVVAFINELPKTQHDIASFTIDVNTYTNTLLSFTVSGVFKEVAVNGKSRDSTMAFSRVFITVPAGNSGLCIVNDQLFIRLATTEEIRKAFVAPAPTPSSSPVPTLTAPQQEMLTAFSQKSCMNLEWSQKCLQDNEWDFNKAAQIFTQLQTEGKIPDVAFIK, from the exons ATGGCGGAGGGTGCCTCTTACTTCG AGCATGATGACCGCGGACCGTCCAATCGCAACCGCAAAGGCAGAAGTTCCAATAAAGGTCGCTCTTACGAACGCTTCCGCAGAGACCGCCAACGTGGCAACCATGGCGGTGGAGGCAATGGAGGAGGCTTTGGGGGTCCAGGCCCGCGGTCCAgacttgaaatgaatgatgaagATGTGACAATGAATGACAACAGTCAAGACAACAGCAATCAGAACAGATT CACCCCCTACGGAAGGCCCTTTCGAAAAGACGGCCGAGACAGACGACAAGGCAAAGGAGGAGGTGGCGGCAAAGGAAGCTTCAGAGGAGACCGaggtggtggcggcggcggcggtggcggccgAAACCGTTCCGCCTGGTACAAAGTGACG ATTCCTCATGGGAAAAAATATGACAAGAAATGGTTATTGACTGCGCTTCAGAACATCTGCTCTGTAACGTATACACCTGTTCAG TACCACGTTGATCACAACAGAGTCCATTTCTATTTGGACGATGCCACCGCAGCCAGCGCCCTGCATAAATGCTCCCACAAGATAACCGACGCAGACGGTTACAAG GTGGAAGTGCACGTCAATCCTAGCAATCCACCTAACTTCCTCCTGTCTGACCTGAAACCTGAAGATATTGAGCATTTGAAG CAATGTATGGCAAAACGTTTTGATGGCTCACAACAAGCTCTGGACTTGAACAACATCCGGACGGACCCGG ACCTGGTCTCCCATAACGTCGAAGTCATCCTAAATAGGAAAACAAATATGGAAGCTGTCATCAAGATTATTGAAGAGAACATTCCAGAG CTGACCAGCTTGAACCTGAGCAACAACCGTATCCATAAATTGGACGAACTTAGTGAATTGATTACAAAAGTGCCTAATTTGAAGTGTCTCAACCTTTCCCACAATGAG CTGAAGTTGGACCGTGATCTGGACAAAGTCAAGGGCCTGAAGCTGGTGGAGCTGTGGCTGGTCAGGAACCCGCTGTGCGACCTCTTCAAGGACCAGGCCTCATACATCAG TGCTATGCGGCAGAGGTTTCCCCGCCTGCTTAAACTT GATGGTAACGACCTTCCGCCGCCCATCGGATTTGATGTGGAAACTCCCACCACTATCCCCCCCTGCAAG GGAAGCTATTTCGGCTCGGATGAAATCAAGGGCCTCATCCTTCGATTCTTGCAACA GTACTACAGCATATACGATTCTGGGGACAGACAACCTCTTCTGGATGCTTACCATGACGGTGCTGCGTTGTCCCTCACAATACCGTTCTCCAACCAGAACCCTTCCAG GTCGAGTCTGGGAGAGTATCACAAAGACAGTCGAAACCTAAAGCGGGTCAGAGACACCA CAATTCGCTTCCGACTGCTCAAGCACACGCGTCTCAATGTGGTGGCTTTCATTAACGAGCTGCCCAAAACTCAGCACGACATCGCCTCTTTTACCATCGACGTCAATACCTACACT AACACACTACTGTCATTCACCGTGAGTGGAGTCTTCAAAGAGG tggCTGTCAATGGAAAATCGCGAGACTCAACCATGGCCTTCTCTCGAGTTTTCATCACAGTCCCTGCTGGGAATTCTGG CCTGTGCATCGTCAACGACCAGCTCTTCATTCGACTGGCCACGACGGAGGAGATCCGCAAGGCCTTCGTGGCGCCCGCTCCGACGCCATCTTCCAGCCCCGTGCCCACTCTAACCGCACCTCAACAAGAGATGCTCACGGCCTTCTCGCAAAAGTCTTGCATGAACCTGGAATGGTCCCAAAA GTGTTTACAAGACAATGAGTGGGACTTCAACAAAGCGGCACAAATTTTCACACAGTTACAg ACGGAAGGAAAAATCCCTGATGTTGCATTCATCAAATAA